From the Arthrobacter sp. PM3 genome, one window contains:
- a CDS encoding universal stress protein → MVTSNPFVVVVGVDGSAESRAALDWGVEEARLRGGEVIVVASWQLPYVSDAGGMAWDYASFERDAQRILDDELRRVADTGVPATGRLVEGNAAAALLESSRDAGLLVVGSRGLGGFTGMLLGSVSSQLAHHAKCPLLIIRSGG, encoded by the coding sequence ATGGTTACCAGTAACCCGTTCGTGGTCGTCGTCGGCGTCGACGGGTCCGCAGAGTCGCGGGCGGCCCTCGACTGGGGCGTGGAGGAGGCGCGGCTCAGGGGCGGTGAGGTGATTGTCGTCGCGTCCTGGCAGCTTCCGTATGTTTCCGACGCCGGCGGCATGGCCTGGGACTATGCCAGCTTCGAGCGCGATGCGCAGAGAATCCTTGACGACGAACTCAGACGCGTGGCCGATACCGGTGTCCCGGCGACCGGACGCCTGGTGGAGGGCAACGCGGCCGCGGCACTGCTGGAGTCCTCACGCGATGCCGGCCTGCTGGTGGTGGGATCGCGTGGCCTGGGCGGGTTCACCGGAATGCTGCTGGGATCGGTCTCCTCCCAGTTGGCGCACCACGCCAAGTGCCCGCTGCTGATCATCCGGTCCGGGGGCTGA
- a CDS encoding MarR family winged helix-turn-helix transcriptional regulator, whose translation MPDLDRWPTGRLLSTAARLVEHSWNEKLGAIGLTHAGVIAMEVLSANGPMTQAQLAQLVRVQAQTMGKTLSRLEVHGHISRERSASDRRSHVVSLTDQGREAVAAAADMERSVLAAAPIDPDVLRQELQAVVRVLANRASSPEVKAIVTAADPGLAAGAVSPAEPDAVAKATPLN comes from the coding sequence ATGCCTGATTTGGATCGCTGGCCCACGGGCCGCCTACTGTCCACGGCAGCACGTCTCGTAGAACACTCCTGGAACGAAAAACTGGGGGCCATAGGCCTGACCCACGCCGGAGTGATCGCCATGGAGGTGCTGTCGGCCAACGGGCCGATGACGCAAGCCCAACTGGCCCAGCTGGTGCGTGTCCAGGCGCAGACCATGGGGAAGACGCTGAGTCGACTGGAAGTGCACGGCCACATCTCGCGCGAGCGCAGCGCCTCTGACCGGCGCAGCCACGTGGTGTCCCTGACGGACCAGGGCCGTGAGGCCGTTGCCGCGGCCGCGGACATGGAACGCTCCGTGCTCGCCGCGGCGCCCATTGACCCGGATGTGCTGCGTCAGGAACTCCAGGCCGTGGTCCGGGTGCTGGCCAACCGGGCGTCATCCCCGGAGGTCAAGGCGATTGTGACTGCCGCGGATCCCGGCCTCGCCGCCGGCGCCGTTTCCCCGGCCGAGCCGGATGCTGTCGCCAAGGCCACCCCGCTTAACTAG
- the bcp gene encoding thioredoxin-dependent thiol peroxidase produces the protein MPERLVPGADAPEFTLKDADGRDVSLSSFRGRNTILYFYPAASTPGCTKQACDFRDSLASLQQAGYDVVGISPDAVGKLAKFAAAESLTFPLLSDEDHAVAEAYAAWGEKKNYGKTYQGLIRSTVVVDPDGKVVVAQYNVRATGHVAKLRRDLKLGE, from the coding sequence GTGCCTGAACGACTCGTCCCCGGTGCCGATGCGCCGGAATTCACCCTCAAGGACGCCGACGGGAGGGACGTGAGCCTCAGTAGCTTCCGGGGCCGGAACACCATCCTCTACTTCTACCCCGCCGCCTCCACCCCCGGCTGCACCAAGCAGGCCTGCGACTTCCGCGACTCCCTCGCCTCGCTGCAGCAGGCCGGCTATGACGTGGTGGGCATCTCCCCCGACGCGGTGGGCAAGCTTGCCAAATTCGCAGCCGCCGAGAGCCTGACCTTTCCGCTGCTCTCCGATGAGGACCACGCCGTCGCCGAGGCGTATGCGGCCTGGGGTGAAAAGAAGAACTACGGCAAGACCTACCAGGGCCTCATCCGCTCGACCGTCGTCGTCGATCCCGACGGCAAGGTCGTCGTCGCGCAATACAACGTCCGGGCCACCGGGCATGTCGCCAAACTCCGCCGCGACCTGAAGCTCGGGGAGTAG
- a CDS encoding fasciclin domain-containing protein, producing the protein MQTIKRTTFAVAGIAAAAMLSLTACGGSSAPAASSAPAAAPSESGMAPSPSMSPSAAAMDPAANLVGPGCADYAAQVPSGAGSVSGMALDPVATAASNNPILTTLTAAVSGKLNPKVNLVDTLNGSEFTVFAPTDDAFKKIDPATIEALKSDDATLSKILTYHVVPGKITPDQIVGTHKTVQGGSVTVTGSKDALKVDNANVVCGGVQTANATVYMVDSVLMPK; encoded by the coding sequence ATGCAGACCATCAAGCGCACCACCTTCGCCGTTGCAGGTATCGCAGCCGCCGCCATGCTCAGCCTCACTGCCTGCGGTGGATCCAGCGCCCCCGCAGCCTCCTCGGCGCCGGCCGCCGCGCCGTCGGAATCCGGCATGGCACCGTCCCCGTCCATGAGCCCCTCCGCGGCCGCCATGGACCCGGCCGCCAACCTCGTCGGCCCCGGCTGCGCCGATTATGCCGCCCAGGTTCCGAGCGGGGCCGGCTCCGTCTCGGGCATGGCCCTTGACCCGGTGGCCACCGCGGCGTCCAACAACCCGATCCTCACTACCCTGACCGCCGCCGTATCCGGCAAGCTCAACCCCAAGGTCAACCTGGTGGACACGCTGAACGGCAGCGAATTCACCGTCTTCGCCCCGACCGATGACGCCTTCAAGAAGATCGACCCGGCCACCATCGAAGCCCTGAAGTCCGACGACGCCACGCTCAGCAAGATCCTGACCTACCACGTGGTGCCCGGCAAGATCACCCCGGACCAGATCGTCGGCACCCACAAGACCGTTCAGGGCGGCTCCGTCACTGTCACCGGCAGCAAGGATGCCCTCAAGGTCGACAACGCCAACGTTGTCTGCGGCGGCGTCCAGACCGCCAACGCCACCGTCTACATGGTCGACTCCGTCCTGATGCCCAAGTAG
- a CDS encoding ABC transporter substrate-binding protein has product MPSRIARRLAASIGAVLLLLPVASCTGSPDPAPGSATSSAAAGAAPTALFTFGTAAEPLGLDPALVSDVESYRVTRQVLEGLVGVDQTTGQPTALLATEWSQSDDGKSYTFKLRDKVKFQDGTAFDAAAVCTNFNRWFNFPEPLRQQATGTTFKSVFKAHADQAPLSLYKGCTAVAPDNVRIDLTQPFTGFLQALTLPAFAISSPRALAAEHADVLDQSRGGQPVSAYGLHPVGTGPYVFGSWNPGSVTLTSNKDYWGDKGQIGTIKFVTYDHPQKRMQALLDGKIDGYDAVTVGNFDQLVKSGKQIIQRDPFSVMYLGMNQDIPILQNLKVRQAIEMALDKDTLIRRFFIDNTAQASQFVPPKLSGFNNNAPTLGYNPDKAKELLAEAGYKGEELKFYYPLNVTRPYLPTPEKVYAEISRQLTAVGLNIKPVPVDWADGYLQKVTSPGDHALHLLGWNGSYSDPDNFVGPLFGEHTGEFGYQDPQVFSKIARARGLPDGKDRTAEYQTINAQIAATVPAVPIAFPISALALSDRVLKYPASPVLNEVFTKVELRP; this is encoded by the coding sequence ATGCCCAGCAGGATAGCGCGGCGGCTTGCCGCCAGCATCGGCGCCGTCCTCCTTCTGCTGCCGGTCGCATCCTGCACGGGATCCCCTGATCCCGCGCCCGGCTCCGCCACCTCCTCCGCCGCCGCCGGCGCAGCACCCACGGCCCTGTTCACCTTCGGCACCGCGGCGGAACCGCTGGGGCTGGATCCTGCCCTGGTGTCCGACGTCGAGTCCTACCGCGTTACCCGGCAGGTGCTCGAAGGCCTCGTCGGCGTGGACCAGACCACGGGCCAGCCCACTGCCCTGCTCGCCACCGAATGGTCGCAGAGCGATGACGGCAAGTCCTACACATTCAAGCTCCGCGACAAAGTCAAGTTTCAGGACGGCACGGCCTTTGACGCCGCGGCCGTGTGCACCAACTTCAACCGCTGGTTCAACTTCCCGGAACCGCTGCGCCAGCAGGCCACCGGCACCACGTTCAAGAGCGTGTTCAAGGCCCACGCCGACCAGGCCCCGCTGTCCCTCTACAAGGGCTGCACCGCCGTCGCCCCGGACAACGTGCGGATCGACCTCACCCAGCCGTTCACGGGCTTCCTCCAGGCCCTCACTCTCCCGGCCTTCGCCATCTCCTCCCCGCGGGCCCTTGCCGCGGAACACGCCGATGTCCTGGACCAGAGCCGCGGCGGCCAGCCGGTCTCGGCCTACGGCCTGCACCCCGTGGGAACCGGGCCGTACGTCTTCGGCTCCTGGAACCCGGGCAGCGTCACCCTGACCAGCAACAAGGACTACTGGGGTGACAAGGGGCAGATCGGGACCATCAAGTTCGTCACCTACGACCACCCGCAAAAGCGCATGCAGGCGCTCCTGGACGGCAAGATCGATGGCTACGACGCCGTCACCGTGGGGAACTTTGACCAGTTGGTCAAGAGCGGAAAGCAGATCATCCAGCGGGATCCCTTCTCTGTCATGTACCTGGGCATGAACCAGGACATCCCCATCCTGCAGAACCTCAAGGTGCGCCAGGCGATCGAGATGGCGCTCGACAAGGACACCCTGATCCGGCGCTTCTTCATCGACAACACCGCCCAGGCGTCCCAGTTCGTCCCGCCCAAGCTCAGCGGCTTCAACAACAACGCCCCCACGCTCGGGTACAACCCGGACAAGGCCAAGGAACTGCTGGCCGAGGCCGGGTACAAGGGCGAGGAACTGAAGTTTTACTACCCGCTCAACGTCACCCGGCCCTACCTGCCGACGCCGGAGAAGGTGTACGCGGAGATCAGCCGGCAACTGACCGCCGTCGGGCTCAACATCAAGCCGGTGCCCGTGGACTGGGCCGACGGCTACCTGCAAAAGGTCACCTCGCCGGGCGACCACGCCCTGCACCTGCTGGGCTGGAACGGCTCATACTCCGACCCGGACAACTTCGTCGGCCCGCTCTTCGGCGAGCACACGGGGGAATTCGGTTACCAGGACCCCCAGGTCTTCTCCAAGATCGCCCGGGCCCGCGGATTGCCGGACGGTAAAGACCGCACGGCGGAGTACCAGACCATCAATGCGCAGATCGCGGCCACCGTTCCGGCGGTCCCCATTGCGTTCCCGATCTCCGCCCTGGCGCTCTCGGACCGGGTCCTGAAGTACCCGGCGTCGCCAGTGCTGAATGAAGTTTTCACAAAGGTCGAACTCAGGCCTTGA